In Nocardioides dokdonensis FR1436, the following are encoded in one genomic region:
- a CDS encoding alpha-hydroxy acid oxidase, translating into MGSWLSGLEARAARSMSTPLREYVEHGSGEGHTTGEATRAWRSLRLRPHVLRDVTDVDLGVTLLGRPSRLPWGVAPTSLQRAVHPDGEVATARATAAAGGLMVVSSNAGSTFAEIAATGVDWWLQVYLPSDRTLVGPLLDRAVEAGAGAVVLTVDTPVVATWYPTEGLIWDLADPAWTRVNFGPGHEGQPGTEKALDLGPHDIDWLRERTGLPVVVKGVLRGDDARRCVQAGAAAVWVSTHGGRQLDRVLTTAQALLEVRAAVGAEAEVYVDGGLRDGIDVLSALASGADAVFVGRPVLHALVEGEAGVARWHAAMSAETGEAMRLAGCRSVADTRDLLAPPANDGLNRL; encoded by the coding sequence GTGGGCAGCTGGCTCTCCGGGCTCGAGGCCCGCGCGGCCCGGTCCATGAGCACGCCCCTGCGTGAGTACGTGGAGCACGGCAGCGGGGAGGGGCACACCACCGGCGAGGCGACCCGGGCCTGGCGGTCGTTGCGGTTGCGGCCCCACGTGCTCCGCGACGTCACCGACGTCGACCTGGGGGTCACCCTGCTGGGACGGCCGAGCCGCCTGCCCTGGGGGGTGGCCCCGACGTCGCTCCAGCGCGCGGTGCACCCGGACGGGGAGGTCGCCACTGCTCGGGCCACCGCGGCCGCGGGCGGGCTGATGGTGGTGTCGAGCAACGCCGGCAGCACCTTCGCCGAGATCGCCGCCACGGGGGTGGACTGGTGGCTGCAGGTGTACCTGCCCTCCGACCGGACCTTGGTCGGACCGCTGCTCGACCGAGCGGTCGAGGCCGGGGCGGGAGCGGTGGTCCTCACCGTGGACACCCCGGTCGTGGCCACCTGGTACCCCACCGAAGGACTCATCTGGGACCTCGCCGACCCCGCGTGGACGCGGGTGAACTTCGGGCCCGGGCACGAGGGCCAGCCGGGCACGGAGAAGGCGCTCGACCTGGGGCCCCACGACATCGACTGGTTGCGCGAGCGCACCGGCCTGCCCGTGGTGGTCAAGGGGGTCCTCCGTGGTGACGACGCCCGCCGCTGTGTCCAGGCCGGAGCGGCCGCCGTGTGGGTGTCCACCCACGGTGGCCGCCAGCTCGACCGGGTGCTCACCACGGCACAGGCGCTGCTCGAGGTGCGTGCCGCCGTCGGCGCCGAGGCCGAGGTGTACGTCGACGGGGGACTGCGCGACGGGATCGACGTGCTCAGCGCGCTGGCCAGCGGTGCCGACGCCGTCTTCGTCGGCCGACCGGTCCTGCACGCACTGGTCGAGGGGGAGGCCGGGGTGGCCCGGTGGCACGCCGCGATGAGCGCCGAGACCGGCGAGGCGATGCGCCTGGCGGGGTGCCGGTCGGTCGCCGACACCCGCGATCTCCTGGCCCCGCCCGCCAACGACGGCCTGAACCGCCTCTGA
- the tyrS gene encoding tyrosine--tRNA ligase — MSIDQTLFDDLEWRGLIAHSTDRDALRAALGSESVRFYVGFDPTAPSLHMGHLVQVLTARRLQEAGHTPHALVGGATGMIGDPRDSGERTMNSADTVAEWVGRVRAQVEPFLSFEGPNAARMVNNLDWTQGVSALDFLRDVGKHFPVNRMLARDVVRKRLESGISYTEFSYVLLQSFDFLSLYRDRGVTLQFGGSDQWGNLTAGVELIRRADGGKAHAFATPLLTKADGTKYGKTEGGALWLDPEMLSPYSFFQFWLNVEDEKIGELLRVFTFLSRSEIEEIETSHSEKPFLRTGQKVLAEHVTSLVHGADETARIQAASAALFGGGDMHGLSPETLGAALRQAGVLRVEGAESLPTAVDLLVETGLAKSKGDARRTVAEGGAYINNVRVEDPEHVPSRADLVGGSWLVLRKGKKSFKGVEVV; from the coding sequence GTGAGCATCGACCAGACCCTCTTCGACGACCTCGAGTGGCGCGGCCTCATCGCGCACTCGACGGACCGCGACGCGCTGCGTGCCGCGCTCGGCTCGGAGAGCGTGCGGTTCTACGTCGGGTTCGACCCCACCGCGCCCAGTCTCCACATGGGACATCTCGTCCAGGTGCTGACGGCGCGGCGCCTGCAGGAAGCAGGGCACACCCCGCACGCGCTGGTGGGCGGCGCCACGGGCATGATCGGCGACCCCCGTGACTCCGGGGAGCGCACGATGAACTCGGCGGACACCGTGGCCGAGTGGGTGGGACGCGTCCGGGCCCAGGTGGAGCCGTTCCTGAGCTTCGAGGGCCCGAACGCCGCCCGGATGGTCAACAACCTGGACTGGACCCAGGGCGTCTCGGCGCTCGACTTCCTGCGCGACGTCGGCAAGCACTTCCCGGTCAACCGGATGCTGGCGCGCGACGTGGTGCGCAAGCGGCTCGAGAGCGGCATCAGCTACACCGAGTTCTCCTACGTGCTGCTGCAGTCCTTCGACTTCCTCAGCCTCTACCGCGACCGCGGGGTCACCCTGCAGTTCGGCGGCTCCGACCAGTGGGGCAACCTCACTGCCGGTGTCGAGCTGATCCGGCGCGCCGACGGGGGCAAGGCGCATGCCTTCGCGACGCCGCTGCTGACCAAGGCCGACGGCACCAAGTACGGCAAGACCGAGGGGGGAGCGCTCTGGCTGGACCCCGAGATGCTCTCGCCCTACTCCTTCTTCCAGTTCTGGCTCAACGTCGAGGACGAGAAGATCGGGGAGCTGCTCCGGGTCTTCACCTTCCTCAGCCGCAGCGAGATCGAGGAGATCGAGACCTCGCACTCGGAGAAGCCGTTCCTGCGCACCGGCCAGAAGGTCCTGGCCGAGCACGTGACCTCGCTGGTGCACGGCGCCGACGAGACGGCGCGCATCCAGGCCGCCTCGGCCGCGCTCTTCGGTGGCGGTGACATGCACGGGCTGAGCCCCGAGACCCTGGGCGCGGCGCTGAGGCAGGCGGGCGTGCTGCGGGTCGAGGGCGCCGAGTCGCTGCCGACGGCGGTCGACCTCCTCGTGGAGACCGGGCTGGCGAAGAGCAAGGGCGACGCCCGGCGGACGGTCGCGGAGGGCGGCGCCTACATCAACAACGTGCGCGTCGAGGACCCCGAGCACGTGCCGTCCCGCGCAGACCTGGTGGGCGGCAGTTGGCTGGTGCTGCGCAAAGGCAAGAAGAGCTTCAAGGGCGTCGAGGTCGTCTGA
- a CDS encoding serine/threonine-protein kinase has protein sequence MIAGRYTLEREIGRGGMGAVWLGRDEILGRAVAIKRLGAVPGQDPDARERAERAEREARLAARLSHPHVVAVYDLVEDGDQQYLVMEHVDGTNLSGYLRAEGPLSPDRAARMLGQAADALAAAHHDGIVHRDVKPSNMLVTADGQVKLSDFGIARSDADPSLTRTGLVTGSPAYLAPEVASGSTATARSDVWSLGASLFHALAGHPPYEVGDNVLGALYRIVHEDPPRLDDPGWLGPLLEATMCRDPEQRWDMATVRDVLLSGPAHAAAGADSTQVLERVQDAPALTTAGVPTVIPTAVGTGRSQPPPADPAGPGRDRRRLLVPVLLAVSAAVVLVVIALVVGVGRDAGTDPEAGATPTARPSETTEPEPDPGPSAEDIEQFAADYVRTAVADPSQGFALLTPAYQRASGRLEGYTGFWGSVQEIRDFQMVEADPEAGTATYTYTYRRDGRSVTETVELTLQPQAGGGFLISGARTV, from the coding sequence GTGATCGCGGGCAGGTACACCCTCGAGCGGGAGATCGGGCGCGGCGGCATGGGGGCCGTCTGGCTCGGCCGCGACGAGATCCTCGGGCGCGCCGTGGCGATCAAGCGCCTGGGAGCGGTTCCCGGCCAGGACCCCGACGCCCGCGAGCGGGCCGAGCGGGCTGAGCGCGAGGCACGGTTGGCGGCCCGCCTGAGCCACCCCCACGTCGTGGCCGTCTACGACCTCGTCGAGGACGGCGACCAGCAGTACCTGGTGATGGAGCACGTCGACGGCACCAACCTCTCGGGCTACCTGCGTGCCGAGGGGCCGTTGTCCCCGGACCGTGCGGCCCGGATGCTCGGTCAGGCGGCCGACGCCCTGGCGGCCGCGCACCACGACGGCATCGTGCACCGGGACGTGAAGCCGTCGAACATGCTGGTCACGGCGGACGGGCAGGTGAAGCTCTCCGACTTCGGCATCGCCCGCTCCGACGCGGACCCCTCATTGACCCGGACCGGGCTGGTCACCGGGTCACCGGCCTACCTGGCTCCCGAGGTCGCGTCCGGCTCGACCGCCACCGCGCGCAGCGACGTGTGGTCGCTGGGTGCCTCCCTCTTCCACGCCTTGGCCGGCCACCCGCCGTACGAGGTGGGCGACAACGTGCTGGGTGCGCTGTACCGGATCGTGCACGAGGACCCGCCGCGCCTCGACGACCCGGGCTGGCTCGGACCGCTGCTCGAGGCCACCATGTGCCGCGACCCGGAGCAGCGCTGGGACATGGCCACGGTGCGCGACGTGCTGCTGAGCGGGCCGGCGCACGCGGCAGCGGGTGCCGACAGCACCCAGGTCCTCGAGCGCGTGCAGGACGCGCCGGCCCTCACCACCGCCGGCGTCCCGACGGTGATCCCGACGGCGGTCGGGACCGGGCGCTCCCAGCCCCCGCCCGCCGACCCGGCCGGACCGGGCAGGGACCGACGCCGGCTCCTCGTGCCGGTGCTGCTCGCTGTCTCCGCTGCGGTGGTGCTCGTCGTGATCGCCCTGGTCGTCGGGGTCGGGCGCGACGCCGGGACGGACCCCGAGGCCGGGGCGACTCCCACCGCCAGGCCCTCCGAGACGACCGAGCCCGAGCCGGATCCCGGACCGAGCGCCGAGGACATCGAGCAGTTCGCGGCCGACTACGTGCGCACCGCCGTCGCCGACCCCTCCCAGGGCTTCGCCCTGCTGACGCCCGCCTACCAGCGCGCCAGCGGTCGGCTCGAGGGGTACACCGGCTTCTGGGGCAGCGTGCAGGAGATCCGGGACTTCCAGATGGTCGAGGCGGACCCCGAGGCCGGCACGGCGACCTACACCTACACCTACCGCCGCGACGGCCGCTCGGTCACGGAGACCGTGGAGCTGACCCTGCAGCCGCAGGCCGGGGGCGGGTTCCTCATCTCGGGCGCCCGGACGGTGTGA
- a CDS encoding response regulator — MKPQDLYRDIVELAPNGIWVIDLDGRTLYANAAMARLYGVDHDEMQHVPMQDSLDEVGRGQLEQHLAEVRAGHLNTSTVEVQLVRRDASVLWVLVRESLLHDAEGSLTALLMTFDDYTERRETVQALEESQHRLREAQQIAQIGSWTWDLETDEMTGSEQLDVLFAVNSTTAPWTFEGFLGRVHPEERDLVRDLVLRGIGSGEGFDLTARVQVEGVHRWARARGVLSQEGSRRCLTGTLQDVTETKTTEIALADQAAQNNLMQTVASAANDASSFDELLRQARHLVLLHDDWERARAFVVADDDVQPLYVDEASAAEDRAAPGLASSELALARTVLEERTAVWDEARLTIAFPVLLKDEVWAVLTITSAPPLFRHDMIEQMAAHVGDQMSRVAWRQRTLADLAEARDQAMEASRQKSEFLATMSHEIRTPLNGVIGLNDLLIRTALTTEQQRLAAGVQVASRALLGVINDILDFSKIEAGRLELEVLDFEVRPVLDQVVGVLAGSARAKGVELSLSCAAEVPRVVAGDPTKLAQVLTNLVSNAVKFTEHGRVDVEASTGAPDPSLDPDDTVLVVSVTDTGIGIPPEKRAGLFDPFTQADASTTRVYGGTGLGLAISHEIVKALGGRLEHTPNPRGGAVFTVTVPLGAPSGEVVDAGDERARELLAGRRLLVVDDNPDNRLILVEQLGWWGLNPDSAASVTEALAAVDAATRRGAAYDAVLLDMAMPERDGLDLARTLRADPAHDATALLMLTSMTHLEGAELRRAGLDDCLVKPVLSGVLRGALLQHLSEAPDTSTADVVAPSETRHRVLVVEDNPVNQMVAAGLLEHLGYEHGTVDDGQAAVEAVARGGWDAVLMDVQMPVLDGYEATRRIRTAEVDGARLPIIAMTAAAIEGERERCSRAGMDDYLTKPVDPAALAATLARWLDGPTTHLAPARAGTDPERTPMSDPGTEQGATPPTDDPATAGLDLDRLEMLREIDEDNTDYLDRAIGNFMRNSVEGLRTMTENIEAGDAAALRQSSHKLAGGALNLGVTYAGEAVRAIELVSDSGSVEGAAALLPAAEEALDRGRTALGAYQEWYRGLHG, encoded by the coding sequence ATGAAGCCGCAGGATCTGTACCGCGACATCGTCGAGCTCGCCCCGAACGGGATCTGGGTCATCGATCTCGACGGTCGCACCCTCTACGCGAACGCCGCCATGGCGCGCCTCTACGGCGTCGACCACGACGAGATGCAGCACGTGCCGATGCAGGACTCGCTCGACGAGGTGGGGCGCGGCCAGCTGGAGCAGCACCTCGCCGAGGTCCGCGCGGGGCACCTGAACACGAGTACGGTCGAGGTCCAGCTGGTACGCCGCGACGCGAGCGTCCTGTGGGTGCTGGTCCGCGAGAGCCTCCTCCACGACGCGGAGGGCAGCCTGACCGCGCTGCTGATGACGTTCGACGACTACACCGAGCGCCGCGAGACGGTGCAGGCGCTCGAGGAGAGCCAGCACCGCCTGCGCGAGGCCCAGCAGATCGCGCAGATCGGCAGCTGGACCTGGGACCTCGAGACCGACGAGATGACGGGCTCCGAGCAGCTGGACGTGCTGTTCGCGGTCAACTCGACCACCGCGCCCTGGACCTTCGAGGGGTTCCTCGGGCGGGTGCATCCCGAGGAGCGCGACCTGGTCCGGGACCTGGTGCTCCGGGGCATCGGGTCGGGAGAAGGTTTCGACCTCACCGCACGGGTGCAGGTCGAGGGCGTCCACCGCTGGGCCCGGGCCCGCGGGGTGCTGAGCCAGGAGGGCTCCCGCCGCTGCCTGACCGGGACCCTGCAGGACGTCACCGAGACCAAGACGACCGAGATCGCGCTCGCCGACCAGGCCGCCCAGAACAACCTGATGCAGACCGTGGCGAGCGCGGCCAACGACGCGTCCTCCTTCGACGAGCTCCTGCGCCAGGCCCGCCACCTCGTCCTGCTGCACGACGACTGGGAGCGGGCCCGCGCCTTCGTCGTGGCCGACGACGACGTGCAGCCCCTCTACGTCGACGAGGCGAGCGCCGCCGAGGACCGTGCCGCTCCCGGGTTGGCCTCGTCCGAGCTGGCCCTGGCCCGGACCGTGCTCGAGGAGCGGACGGCGGTCTGGGACGAGGCCCGCCTGACCATCGCCTTCCCGGTGCTGCTGAAGGACGAGGTCTGGGCGGTGCTGACCATCACCTCGGCACCGCCGTTGTTCCGCCACGACATGATCGAGCAGATGGCCGCGCACGTCGGCGACCAGATGTCGCGTGTCGCCTGGCGCCAGCGCACCCTCGCGGACCTCGCCGAGGCCCGCGACCAGGCGATGGAGGCCTCCCGGCAGAAGTCGGAGTTCCTGGCCACGATGAGCCACGAGATCCGCACCCCGCTCAACGGGGTCATCGGGCTCAACGACCTGCTGATCCGCACCGCGCTGACCACCGAGCAGCAACGCCTCGCCGCGGGCGTGCAGGTCGCCAGCCGGGCCCTGCTGGGGGTCATCAACGACATCCTGGACTTCTCCAAGATCGAGGCCGGGCGCCTCGAGCTGGAGGTGCTCGACTTCGAGGTCCGCCCCGTCCTGGACCAGGTCGTGGGCGTGCTCGCGGGATCGGCGCGTGCCAAGGGCGTCGAGCTCTCCCTGTCCTGCGCCGCCGAGGTGCCGCGGGTGGTCGCCGGCGACCCGACGAAGCTGGCGCAGGTCCTGACGAACCTCGTCTCCAACGCGGTGAAGTTCACCGAGCACGGCCGCGTCGACGTGGAGGCGAGCACCGGGGCCCCTGACCCGTCCCTTGACCCCGACGACACCGTCCTGGTGGTGTCGGTCACCGACACCGGGATCGGGATCCCTCCGGAGAAGCGCGCCGGGCTCTTCGACCCCTTCACCCAGGCCGATGCCTCGACCACCCGGGTGTACGGCGGCACCGGGCTGGGGCTGGCCATCTCGCACGAGATCGTCAAGGCCCTCGGGGGGCGGCTCGAGCACACGCCCAACCCCCGGGGCGGAGCCGTCTTCACCGTCACCGTCCCCCTGGGCGCCCCCAGCGGCGAGGTCGTCGACGCCGGGGACGAGCGGGCCCGCGAGCTGCTGGCCGGGCGCCGGCTCCTCGTCGTCGACGACAACCCCGACAACCGGCTCATCCTCGTCGAGCAGCTCGGGTGGTGGGGGCTGAACCCCGACAGCGCCGCCTCGGTGACGGAGGCGCTCGCCGCCGTCGACGCGGCGACGCGGCGGGGAGCGGCGTACGACGCGGTGCTGCTGGACATGGCGATGCCCGAGCGCGACGGGCTCGACCTGGCGCGCACCCTGCGCGCCGACCCCGCCCACGACGCCACCGCCCTGCTGATGCTGACCTCGATGACCCATCTCGAGGGGGCCGAGCTCCGCCGCGCCGGGCTCGACGACTGCCTGGTGAAGCCGGTGCTGTCCGGGGTGCTGCGCGGGGCGCTCCTCCAGCACCTCTCCGAGGCGCCCGACACCTCCACCGCCGACGTGGTGGCGCCTTCCGAGACCCGGCACCGGGTGCTGGTCGTCGAGGACAACCCCGTGAACCAGATGGTCGCCGCCGGGCTCCTGGAGCACCTCGGCTACGAGCACGGGACCGTCGACGACGGCCAGGCCGCCGTGGAGGCGGTGGCGCGCGGCGGCTGGGACGCAGTGCTGATGGACGTCCAGATGCCCGTGCTCGACGGGTACGAGGCGACCCGGCGGATCCGGACCGCGGAGGTCGACGGAGCGCGGCTGCCGATCATCGCGATGACCGCCGCCGCCATCGAGGGCGAGCGGGAGCGGTGCAGCCGGGCCGGCATGGACGACTACCTCACCAAGCCCGTCGACCCGGCAGCGCTCGCCGCGACCCTGGCCAGGTGGCTCGACGGCCCCACGACCCACCTGGCACCCGCCCGCGCGGGCACCGACCCCGAGAGGACACCCATGAGCGACCCCGGCACGGAGCAGGGCGCCACCCCGCCCACCGACGACCCCGCCACGGCGGGCCTCGACCTGGACCGGCTCGAGATGCTGCGCGAGATCGACGAGGACAACACCGACTACCTCGACCGGGCCATCGGCAACTTCATGCGCAACTCCGTGGAGGGGCTGCGCACGATGACCGAGAACATCGAGGCCGGTGACGCAGCAGCGCTGCGCCAGTCGTCGCACAAGCTCGCCGGCGGCGCGCTCAACCTCGGCGTGACCTACGCCGGCGAGGCGGTCCGGGCCATCGAGCTGGTCTCGGACTCCGGCTCCGTCGAAGGGGCCGCCGCGCTGCTCCCCGCGGCCGAGGAGGCCCTCGACCGCGGCCGGACCGCGCTGGGCGCCTACCAGGAGTGGTACCGGGGCCTGCACGGCTGA
- a CDS encoding LCP family protein — MVDSSPPDDAPPLPAPRLGRRRVRGRRRRRRLPVRRRAQGLPGTLGVTLLGAVLPGSGFVWTGRRLLGLVVLLPTLGALAYVVGYLSRGVADLRTLLDLALDPTRLKTLAVLAVVGLLVWAVLVWLTYRQARPVRRSRWATAAGNGFVVLLVVLVGAPLGMAARYASVQADLVETVFEEAPRSATIPRDVTEADPWGGRDRVNLLLLGGDGSDTRTGVRTDSLILASIETATGKTVMFSLPRNLMYAQFPEDSPLHALYPDGFTGGGDPAAYMLNAVYGQVPALHPGVLGDSSDEGADALKQAVGGSLGLDVDYYVLVNLRGFEQVVDAIGGITVNVNEPVAINGNTDAGIPPTGWIEPGPDQELDGFHALWYARGRYGSDDYRRMERQRCAVDAIIDAADPMTLLRRYTDLAEAGMDIVTTDIPRSLLPAFVELGLEMKDAKVRSVVFKPSERFSSGDPDYDFVRATVAKALDPPERSVRKADPDRARNTENSCAYTGADLDELEAGEPDVGDAADPVG, encoded by the coding sequence GTGGTCGACTCGAGCCCGCCCGACGACGCGCCGCCCCTCCCGGCCCCGCGCCTGGGTCGGCGCCGCGTTCGCGGTCGACGTCGACGTCGACGGCTGCCGGTGCGGCGCCGCGCCCAGGGCCTGCCCGGGACGCTGGGTGTGACGCTGCTGGGTGCGGTGCTGCCCGGCTCCGGCTTCGTGTGGACCGGGCGTCGTCTCCTCGGCCTCGTCGTGCTGCTGCCCACCCTCGGCGCGCTGGCCTACGTCGTGGGGTACCTCAGCCGCGGCGTCGCCGACCTGCGCACCCTCCTCGACCTCGCGCTGGACCCCACCAGGCTCAAGACGCTCGCAGTCCTCGCCGTCGTCGGGCTGCTGGTCTGGGCGGTGCTGGTCTGGTTGACCTACCGCCAAGCCCGCCCCGTACGCCGCTCCCGCTGGGCCACCGCTGCCGGCAACGGCTTCGTGGTGCTCCTGGTCGTGCTGGTCGGTGCCCCGCTGGGGATGGCCGCGCGCTACGCCAGCGTGCAGGCCGACCTCGTCGAGACGGTCTTCGAGGAGGCGCCGCGCAGCGCGACCATCCCGCGCGACGTGACCGAGGCGGACCCCTGGGGCGGCCGCGACCGGGTCAACCTGCTGCTGCTCGGGGGAGACGGGTCGGACACCCGGACGGGGGTGCGCACCGACAGCCTGATCCTGGCCAGCATCGAGACCGCCACCGGCAAGACCGTGATGTTCTCGCTGCCGCGGAACCTGATGTACGCCCAGTTCCCCGAGGACAGCCCGCTGCACGCGCTCTACCCTGACGGCTTCACCGGCGGTGGCGACCCGGCGGCGTACATGCTGAACGCCGTCTACGGCCAGGTGCCGGCCCTGCACCCCGGCGTGCTCGGGGACAGCTCCGACGAGGGGGCCGACGCGCTCAAGCAGGCCGTCGGCGGCTCGCTGGGCCTCGACGTCGACTACTACGTGCTGGTGAACCTGCGGGGCTTCGAGCAGGTCGTGGACGCCATCGGCGGGATCACCGTCAACGTCAACGAGCCGGTCGCGATCAACGGCAACACCGACGCCGGGATCCCGCCCACCGGCTGGATCGAGCCCGGCCCGGACCAGGAGCTCGACGGCTTCCACGCCCTCTGGTACGCACGCGGGCGCTACGGCTCGGACGACTACCGGCGCATGGAGCGGCAGCGCTGCGCGGTCGACGCGATCATCGACGCCGCCGACCCGATGACGCTGCTGCGCCGCTACACCGACCTCGCCGAGGCAGGCATGGACATCGTGACCACCGACATCCCGCGCTCCCTGCTGCCGGCGTTCGTCGAGCTGGGCCTGGAGATGAAGGACGCCAAGGTCCGCTCGGTGGTCTTCAAGCCCTCGGAGCGGTTCTCCTCGGGCGACCCCGACTACGACTTCGTGCGGGCCACCGTCGCCAAGGCCTTGGATCCGCCCGAGCGCTCGGTGCGCAAGGCCGACCCCGACCGGGCCCGCAACACCGAGAACTCCTGCGCCTACACGGGTGCGGACCTCGACGAGCTCGAAGCCGGAGAGCCCGACGTGGGGGACGCGGCCGACCCGGTCGGCTGA
- a CDS encoding DUF3072 domain-containing protein, whose translation MESNAHANDIDQAEVLGAEAPDPSGAEKDPQDWVSGDEPATGAQKSYLDTLARRAGETLSADLTKAEASQHIDRLQGDQAD comes from the coding sequence ATGGAATCGAACGCACATGCGAACGACATCGACCAGGCCGAGGTGCTCGGCGCCGAGGCTCCCGACCCCAGCGGCGCGGAGAAGGACCCCCAGGACTGGGTGAGCGGCGACGAGCCCGCCACGGGTGCCCAGAAGAGCTACCTGGACACCCTCGCGCGCCGCGCGGGCGAGACGCTCTCCGCCGACCTGACCAAGGCCGAGGCCTCCCAGCACATCGACCGGCTCCAGGGTGACCAGGCGGACTGA
- a CDS encoding formate/nitrite transporter family protein, which produces MTPERPGDGNHADDADRARGSTDGPLEDELEDAVDRQLDEGVQRLGRGVVETTVTGFFGGSEVAFGVLAMVAVYHETGSHLLGGLAFSLGFVALLLGHSELFTEGFLVPVVTVVAKRARIRSLLRLWGLTLAGNLLGGWLIMWLVVQAFPDLHGDLVEAGTHFVEAGLSLETFSLAVLAGAAITLLTRMQSGTDEMTGKIVAAVGIGFLLAGLQMFHSILDSLLAFGALHTGDAGFGYVDWAQWFSWTVAGNMVGGLGLVTLLRLVRSRERFAQERRDATAEGR; this is translated from the coding sequence ATGACGCCGGAGCGCCCCGGGGACGGGAACCACGCCGACGACGCCGACCGCGCCCGCGGGAGCACCGACGGTCCGCTGGAGGACGAGCTCGAGGACGCTGTCGACCGCCAGCTCGACGAGGGCGTCCAGCGCCTGGGCCGCGGCGTCGTCGAGACCACGGTCACCGGGTTCTTCGGCGGCTCGGAGGTCGCGTTCGGCGTGCTCGCGATGGTCGCGGTCTACCACGAGACGGGCAGCCACCTGCTGGGCGGCCTCGCGTTCTCCCTCGGGTTCGTGGCGCTGCTCCTGGGGCACTCCGAGCTCTTCACCGAGGGCTTCCTGGTCCCCGTGGTCACCGTGGTGGCCAAGCGGGCCCGGATCCGGTCGCTGCTGCGCCTGTGGGGGTTGACGCTTGCGGGCAACCTCCTCGGCGGCTGGCTCATCATGTGGCTGGTCGTGCAGGCCTTCCCCGACCTGCACGGCGACCTGGTCGAGGCAGGTACGCACTTCGTGGAGGCCGGACTGTCCCTCGAGACCTTCTCGCTCGCCGTGCTGGCCGGCGCCGCGATCACGCTGCTGACGCGGATGCAGAGCGGCACCGACGAGATGACCGGCAAGATCGTCGCCGCCGTGGGCATCGGCTTCCTGCTCGCCGGGCTGCAGATGTTCCACTCGATCCTGGACTCGCTGCTGGCCTTCGGCGCGCTGCACACCGGCGACGCCGGGTTCGGGTACGTCGACTGGGCGCAGTGGTTCTCCTGGACCGTCGCCGGCAACATGGTCGGCGGCCTGGGCCTGGTCACCCTGCTGCGCCTGGTGCGCAGCCGGGAACGGTTCGCCCAGGAACGGCGGGACGCCACCGCCGAGGGGCGCTGA
- a CDS encoding mechanosensitive ion channel family protein, whose amino-acid sequence MGTKASDLLDALLDAGPRVLVALTVVVVGYLVSRGLRWVLFRLLRVRRTPSFAAVMSKLAGWLLLSLAVMAALVVVFPSVKPVNMLAGLGFFSVAAGFAFQDILENLLSGLLLILRQPFRSGDQISVGEVSGTVQAITIRETRLKTFDGQLVLIPNRDVYKAVITVRTHFPSRRMAFVVGIAYENDTAEACRVIRTALTEQVPRLEDTPQPDAVVTQLGVSTVDIEARFWCGPDQHDVVLAVDAAIRAVKTALDDAGIEMPADIIALQATPSLRAAISGEAEVTPGGGVRATPA is encoded by the coding sequence ATGGGAACCAAGGCCTCCGACCTGCTCGACGCGCTCCTCGACGCCGGGCCGCGGGTGCTGGTCGCACTCACGGTCGTCGTGGTCGGCTACCTGGTCTCCAGGGGCCTGCGGTGGGTGCTGTTCCGGCTCCTGCGGGTGCGCCGGACCCCCAGCTTCGCCGCCGTGATGAGCAAGCTCGCCGGCTGGCTGCTGCTCTCGCTGGCCGTGATGGCGGCGCTGGTGGTGGTCTTCCCATCGGTGAAGCCGGTGAACATGCTCGCCGGGCTCGGCTTCTTCTCGGTGGCGGCCGGCTTCGCCTTCCAGGACATCCTGGAGAACCTGCTCTCCGGGCTGCTGCTGATCCTGCGCCAGCCGTTCCGCTCCGGGGACCAGATCAGCGTCGGCGAGGTCTCGGGCACCGTGCAGGCGATCACGATCCGCGAGACGCGGCTCAAGACCTTCGACGGCCAGCTGGTGCTCATCCCCAACCGGGACGTCTACAAGGCCGTCATCACGGTGCGTACGCACTTCCCGAGCCGCAGGATGGCCTTCGTGGTGGGCATCGCCTACGAGAACGACACCGCCGAGGCGTGCCGGGTCATCCGCACCGCCCTGACCGAGCAGGTGCCCCGGCTCGAGGACACCCCGCAGCCGGACGCCGTCGTCACCCAGCTGGGGGTCTCGACCGTCGACATCGAGGCCCGCTTCTGGTGCGGCCCCGACCAGCACGACGTGGTGCTGGCGGTCGATGCTGCGATCCGGGCCGTGAAGACAGCCCTGGACGACGCCGGCATCGAGATGCCGGCCGACATCATCGCCCTCCAGGCCACCCCCAGCCTGCGAGCAGCGATCTCGGGCGAGGCCGAGGTGACGCCGGGTGGCGGCGTGCGGGCCACGCCCGCATAG